In one window of Kitasatospora sp. MMS16-BH015 DNA:
- a CDS encoding LCP family protein: protein MAADEEPPYERAPYGADQSERPPAPPGGGRRRFRFGRRFLLIGSGVLAFLLIAAGGLLWYGYQKLDGNIGRDTRTGELLRQQESERPSRSAAAGSAQNILLIGSDDRSGANAAYGAAGGQRSDTTILLHLAADRRHATAVSIPRDLMVTVPPCRLPDGTRSGTRFIQFNWAFELGGAACAIRAVEKMSGIRVDHHLILDFTGFKKMVEAVDGVEVCVPHAIHDKDAQLDLPAGRQTLNGEQALGYVRARETLGDGSDTQRMGRQQLFLASLIRKVQSQGVLLDPTKLWPLLSAATSAITADEGLSHLSALYDLAQDLRSTDPESIVFLTAPRRPYPSDWNRDELVQPQADQLFAALRADRVVEVRPYQSASPTPTPAPAPSPVDDPSGDPSSGPTPDGGSPSASVTALPETSPTLEGQRATQEVCPMH, encoded by the coding sequence ATGGCCGCCGACGAAGAACCCCCGTACGAAAGAGCCCCGTACGGAGCAGACCAGAGCGAGCGCCCCCCGGCCCCACCAGGCGGGGGGCGCCGCCGCTTCCGGTTCGGCCGCCGGTTCCTGCTGATCGGCTCCGGGGTGCTCGCCTTCCTGCTGATCGCCGCGGGCGGGCTGCTCTGGTACGGCTACCAGAAGCTGGACGGCAACATCGGCCGGGACACCCGCACCGGCGAGCTGCTGCGGCAGCAGGAGTCGGAGCGGCCGAGCCGCAGCGCGGCGGCCGGCAGCGCGCAGAACATCCTGCTGATCGGCAGCGACGACCGCAGCGGGGCCAACGCCGCGTACGGCGCGGCGGGCGGGCAGCGCTCGGACACCACGATCCTCTTGCACCTGGCGGCCGACCGGCGGCACGCGACGGCGGTGAGCATCCCGCGCGACCTGATGGTCACGGTGCCGCCCTGCCGGCTGCCGGACGGCACCCGCTCGGGCACCCGGTTCATCCAGTTCAACTGGGCCTTCGAACTCGGCGGCGCGGCCTGCGCCATCCGGGCGGTGGAGAAGATGAGCGGGATCCGGGTGGACCACCACCTGATCCTCGACTTCACCGGCTTCAAGAAGATGGTCGAGGCGGTGGACGGGGTCGAGGTCTGCGTGCCGCACGCGATCCACGACAAGGACGCCCAGCTCGACCTGCCCGCCGGGCGGCAGACCCTGAACGGCGAGCAGGCGCTCGGCTACGTGCGGGCCCGCGAGACGCTCGGGGACGGCAGCGACACCCAGCGGATGGGCCGGCAGCAGCTGTTCCTCGCCTCGCTGATCCGCAAGGTGCAGTCGCAGGGGGTGCTGCTCGATCCGACCAAGCTCTGGCCGCTGCTCTCCGCCGCGACCTCGGCGATCACCGCCGACGAGGGGCTGAGCCACCTGAGCGCCCTCTACGACCTGGCCCAGGACCTGCGCTCGACCGACCCGGAGTCGATCGTCTTCCTGACCGCCCCGCGCCGCCCGTACCCGAGCGACTGGAACCGCGACGAGCTGGTGCAGCCCCAGGCCGACCAGCTCTTCGCCGCGCTGCGGGCCGACCGGGTGGTGGAGGTGCGGCCGTACCAGTCGGCCTCCCCCACCCCCACCCCGGCGCCGGCGCCGAGCCCGGTGGACGACCCGAGCGGCGACCCGAGCAGCGGACCGACACCCGATGGTGGGTCCCCGTCAGCCTCGGTCACCGCCCTCCCCGAAACGAGTCCGACCCTGGAGGGGCAGCGGGCGACGCAGGAGGTCTGCCCGATGCACTGA
- a CDS encoding glycosyltransferase family 2 protein, with protein MNTQAAEELPAVSVIMPVLNEERHLRAAVRHILEQDYAGEMEVVIALGPSTDRTDEIAAALTAEDPRVRTVANPTGRTPAGLNAAIKGSRHPIVVRVDGHGLLTPGYITTAVRLLGEMEAANVGGIMHAEGETEWEKAVAAAMTSKIGVGNAAFHTGGLAGPADTVYLGVFRREVLEKQGGYNEEFIRAQDWELNYRIRQDGGLIWFTPQLRVTYRPRPSVRALAKQYKDYGRWRRVVTRYHRGSVNLRYLAPPAALLGVVGGLVLGAAVHPAFFVLPGGYLLGIIGGSVVEGRSLSAKAWPQLPVALATMHLSWGFGFLTSPRKLARKVIASTPGKRTAAAAEAK; from the coding sequence ATGAACACCCAGGCTGCTGAGGAGCTGCCGGCGGTCTCCGTGATCATGCCGGTGCTCAACGAGGAACGTCACCTGCGCGCCGCCGTCCGGCACATCCTCGAACAGGACTACGCGGGCGAGATGGAGGTGGTGATCGCGCTCGGGCCGTCCACGGACCGCACCGACGAGATCGCCGCCGCGCTGACGGCGGAGGACCCGCGGGTCCGCACCGTCGCCAACCCCACCGGCCGCACCCCCGCCGGGCTGAACGCCGCGATCAAGGGCTCCCGCCACCCGATAGTCGTCCGGGTCGACGGCCACGGGCTGCTCACCCCCGGCTACATCACCACGGCCGTCCGGCTGCTCGGGGAGATGGAGGCCGCCAACGTCGGCGGCATCATGCACGCCGAGGGCGAGACGGAGTGGGAGAAGGCCGTCGCGGCGGCCATGACCTCCAAGATCGGGGTCGGCAACGCCGCCTTCCACACCGGTGGCCTGGCCGGCCCGGCCGACACCGTGTACCTCGGCGTGTTCCGCCGCGAGGTGCTGGAGAAGCAGGGCGGCTACAACGAGGAGTTCATCCGCGCCCAGGACTGGGAGCTGAACTACCGCATCCGCCAGGACGGCGGCCTGATCTGGTTCACCCCCCAGCTGCGGGTCACCTATCGCCCCCGGCCGAGCGTCCGCGCGCTCGCCAAGCAGTACAAGGACTACGGCCGCTGGCGCCGCGTCGTCACCCGCTACCACCGGGGCTCGGTCAACCTGCGCTACCTCGCGCCCCCGGCCGCCCTGCTCGGCGTGGTCGGCGGCCTGGTGCTCGGCGCCGCCGTGCACCCCGCCTTCTTCGTGCTGCCCGGCGGCTACCTGCTCGGCATCATCGGCGGTTCGGTGGTCGAGGGCCGCAGCCTCTCCGCCAAGGCCTGGCCGCAGCTGCCGGTGGCCCTGGCCACCATGCACCTGAGCTGGGGCTTCGGCTTCCTCACCTCCCCCCGCAAGCTGGCCCGCAAGGTCATCGCGAGTACCCCGGGCAAGCGGACGGCCGCGGCGGCCGAGGCCAAGTAA
- a CDS encoding ABC transporter permease: MLLKTSLRSFFAHKGRMVLSLLAIVLSVAFVSGTLVFSNTATGTFDKLFASTASDISVQAAEDKVTKDAEQAGKPSVIPPATAQKIAALPGVKTAVGQVFTQNATLVDPTTNKAVGPTTGAPTITGNWVDTPRKSLDITSGSAPKGADQIVLDADTAKKAKLQLGSKLRVITESGNYDFTISGIATFKTTNPGAALAFVDTETAQKDLIGATAYTSVEVYGDGTRSDEQLKADALSTLGTGFQVKTAQEQKDDNAKGVGGFLGFMKWAMLGFAAVSALVGGFLIVNTFSMLVAQRTREIGLLRAIGGSRSQVNQSVMVESLLLGVVGSTLGIGAGLGLAKLLILLMKAAGMDLTAATLEIDWSVPAAGYAVGIIVTLVAAWFPARRAGKISPIAALRDHGTPAEAKANRIRAAIGLVLTAGGAALLFGAAASTDAAKGGSLLGGGVLFTLIGFVVLGPLLATGVIRVLGAFLPALFGPSGRLAQRNAMRNPRRTGATAAALMIGLALVTGASIFTSSTVSSTNAQIDRSVGADYIVSAGRAPLTPAMVKAAQSTPGLSHLTEQKNVPAVITSPDGTTSERGLTAVSPSFTSDFRLPVKSGSTDTIATGGVTVDEDFATKHRIAVGDKLTVDYGHGHTQALPVGLIMAKGDSLFAGNFFVGISTVAKALPADQIPADAGLFGTAAAGSDKAKTLEALQKSLEAYPQLTVKDQAGYKKIVQSQLNTLLYMIYGLLGLAIIVAVLGVINTLALSVVERTREIGLLRAIGLSRRQLRRMIRLESVVIAVFGAVLGTGLGLGWGITAQRVLSGQGLNTLAIPTGTIIGILIASALVGLFAALLPAFRAGRMNVLAAIATD, encoded by the coding sequence ATGCTGCTCAAGACCTCCCTACGGAGCTTCTTCGCCCACAAGGGGCGGATGGTGCTCTCCCTGCTGGCCATCGTGCTGTCCGTCGCCTTCGTCTCGGGCACCCTGGTCTTCTCCAACACGGCGACGGGCACCTTCGACAAGCTCTTCGCCTCCACCGCCTCCGACATCTCGGTCCAGGCGGCCGAGGACAAGGTCACCAAGGACGCCGAGCAGGCCGGCAAGCCCTCGGTCATCCCGCCGGCCACCGCCCAGAAGATCGCCGCCCTGCCCGGGGTGAAGACGGCCGTCGGCCAGGTCTTCACCCAGAACGCCACCCTGGTCGACCCGACCACCAACAAGGCGGTCGGCCCGACCACCGGCGCCCCCACCATCACGGGTAACTGGGTGGACACCCCGCGCAAGTCGCTGGACATCACCTCCGGTTCGGCCCCCAAGGGCGCCGACCAGATCGTGCTCGACGCCGACACCGCGAAGAAGGCCAAGCTCCAGCTCGGCAGCAAGCTCCGGGTGATCACCGAGAGCGGCAACTACGACTTCACCATCTCCGGCATCGCCACCTTCAAGACCACCAACCCGGGTGCGGCCCTCGCCTTCGTCGACACCGAGACGGCCCAGAAGGACCTGATCGGCGCCACCGCCTACACCTCGGTCGAGGTCTACGGCGACGGCACCCGGAGCGACGAGCAGCTCAAGGCCGACGCCCTGAGCACCCTCGGCACCGGCTTCCAGGTCAAGACGGCGCAGGAGCAGAAGGACGACAACGCCAAGGGCGTCGGCGGCTTCCTCGGCTTCATGAAGTGGGCCATGCTCGGCTTCGCCGCGGTCAGCGCCCTGGTCGGCGGCTTCCTGATCGTCAACACCTTCTCCATGCTGGTCGCCCAGCGCACCCGGGAGATCGGCCTGCTCCGGGCGATCGGCGGCAGCCGCAGCCAGGTCAACCAGTCGGTGATGGTCGAGTCCCTGCTGCTCGGCGTGGTCGGCTCCACCCTCGGCATCGGGGCCGGCCTCGGCCTGGCCAAGCTGCTCATCCTGCTGATGAAGGCCGCCGGGATGGACCTCACGGCCGCCACCCTGGAGATCGACTGGTCGGTCCCGGCCGCCGGGTACGCCGTCGGCATCATCGTGACGCTGGTGGCCGCCTGGTTCCCCGCCCGCCGGGCCGGGAAGATCTCCCCGATCGCGGCCCTGCGCGACCACGGCACCCCGGCCGAGGCCAAGGCCAACCGGATCCGCGCCGCCATCGGCCTGGTGCTCACCGCGGGCGGCGCCGCCCTGCTCTTCGGCGCGGCCGCCTCCACCGACGCGGCCAAGGGCGGGTCGCTGCTGGGCGGCGGCGTGCTCTTCACCCTGATCGGCTTCGTGGTGCTCGGTCCGCTGCTGGCCACCGGCGTGATCCGCGTGCTCGGCGCCTTCCTGCCCGCCCTGTTCGGCCCCTCCGGCCGGCTGGCCCAGCGCAACGCCATGCGGAATCCGCGCCGCACCGGCGCCACCGCCGCCGCCCTGATGATCGGCCTGGCCCTGGTCACCGGCGCCTCGATCTTCACCTCCTCGACGGTCAGCTCGACCAACGCCCAGATCGACAGGTCGGTCGGCGCCGACTACATCGTCTCCGCCGGTCGCGCCCCGCTCACCCCGGCCATGGTCAAGGCAGCCCAGTCCACGCCCGGCCTGTCCCACCTCACTGAGCAGAAGAACGTCCCGGCCGTCATCACCAGCCCGGACGGCACCACCAGCGAGCGGGGCCTGACGGCGGTCTCGCCGAGCTTCACCAGCGACTTCCGGCTCCCGGTGAAGTCCGGCAGCACCGACACGATCGCCACCGGCGGCGTCACGGTCGACGAGGACTTCGCCACCAAGCACCGGATCGCGGTCGGCGACAAGCTCACCGTCGACTACGGCCACGGCCACACCCAGGCCCTCCCGGTCGGCCTGATCATGGCGAAGGGTGACTCGCTCTTCGCCGGCAACTTCTTCGTCGGCATCTCCACCGTCGCGAAGGCCCTCCCGGCCGACCAGATCCCGGCCGACGCCGGCCTGTTCGGCACCGCCGCGGCGGGCAGCGACAAGGCCAAGACCCTCGAAGCCCTGCAGAAGTCGCTGGAGGCGTACCCGCAGCTCACGGTCAAGGACCAGGCGGGTTACAAGAAGATCGTCCAGAGCCAGCTCAACACCCTGCTCTACATGATCTACGGCCTGCTGGGCCTGGCGATCATCGTGGCGGTGCTCGGCGTGATCAACACGCTGGCCCTCTCGGTGGTGGAGCGCACCCGCGAGATCGGCCTGCTCCGCGCCATCGGCCTCTCCCGCCGCCAGCTGCGCCGGATGATCCGCCTGGAGTCCGTGGTGATCGCGGTCTTCGGCGCGGTGCTCGGCACCGGCCTCGGCCTCGGCTGGGGCATCACCGCCCAGCGCGTCCTCTCCGGCCAGGGCCTCAACACCCTCGCCATCCCGACCGGCACGATCATCGGCATCCTGATCGCCTCGGCCCTGGTCGGCCTCTTCGCCGCCCTCCTTCCGGCCTTCCGCGCCGGTCGGATGAACGTCCTGGCCGCCATCGCCACCGACTGA
- a CDS encoding LCP family protein, translating into MAPQRVRLLAVPPRRRWGRWLAGALSVAVLATSCGGWAVLNGVDTSIGRVDAFGSADSADRPEDDGATTFLVVGTDEREGIPEDVLKNVLHAGGESCHCTDTMMLVQLSREGDRASVVSIPRDSYVTIPAHRDAATGRQVPVGKGKINAAFGMGGAPLTVRTVEQATGLRIDHYLQVNFLGFVSTVDALGGVEVCTAKPLKDDYSGLDLPAGTTRLDGAGALKYVRARHVDGSSDLGRMRRQQKLVAQLLHRAVSSGTLLSPGKLGQVLDSVLRSVKADQELTSADLLALATRLKDLSTANADFTTVPLADVDYQVPGWGSTVRWDEAGAKALFDAVRAGRPLGARTGSGGAAAPAAAGAGAAAEPSAAGAAPASAGAAAVPAGQIRVQVLNGAGVVGLGARVDGDLRRLGFATTGVPSNAGGGSAARTVIRYDPRWDESVKTLAAALPAAQLVRTPGLGPTMQVIAGSDYLGVTAPKAAAQTASASPAAPAAPASPAAPAAPANPAAPKPVVTATSGDEFSCP; encoded by the coding sequence ATGGCTCCCCAACGCGTGCGCCTGCTCGCCGTCCCGCCCCGCCGACGCTGGGGGCGGTGGCTGGCCGGCGCGCTCTCGGTAGCGGTGCTGGCCACCTCCTGCGGTGGCTGGGCGGTGCTCAACGGGGTGGACACCTCGATCGGCCGGGTCGACGCCTTCGGCTCCGCGGACTCGGCCGACCGGCCAGAGGACGACGGCGCGACCACCTTCCTGGTGGTCGGCACCGACGAGCGCGAGGGCATCCCCGAGGACGTCCTGAAGAACGTGCTGCACGCGGGCGGCGAGTCCTGCCACTGCACGGACACCATGATGCTGGTCCAGCTATCCCGGGAGGGCGACCGGGCGAGCGTGGTGAGCATCCCGCGCGACTCGTATGTGACCATCCCGGCCCACCGGGACGCCGCCACCGGGCGGCAGGTGCCGGTCGGGAAGGGCAAGATCAACGCGGCTTTCGGGATGGGCGGTGCCCCGCTCACCGTCCGTACGGTCGAACAGGCCACCGGGCTGCGGATCGACCACTACCTCCAGGTCAACTTCCTGGGCTTCGTCTCCACCGTGGACGCCCTCGGCGGGGTCGAGGTCTGCACGGCCAAGCCGCTCAAGGACGACTACTCCGGGCTCGACCTGCCCGCCGGGACGACCAGGCTCGACGGCGCGGGGGCCCTCAAGTACGTCCGGGCCCGGCACGTGGACGGCAGCTCGGACCTCGGCCGGATGCGGCGGCAGCAGAAGCTGGTGGCCCAGCTGTTGCACCGGGCCGTGAGCAGCGGCACGCTGCTCAGCCCCGGCAAGCTCGGGCAGGTGCTGGACAGCGTGCTGCGGTCGGTCAAGGCCGACCAGGAGCTGACCTCGGCGGATCTGCTGGCGCTGGCCACCCGGCTCAAGGACCTCTCGACGGCGAACGCGGACTTCACCACCGTGCCGCTGGCCGACGTGGACTACCAGGTGCCGGGGTGGGGGTCGACTGTGCGGTGGGACGAGGCCGGGGCGAAGGCGCTGTTCGACGCGGTGCGGGCCGGGCGGCCGCTCGGGGCGCGGACGGGGAGCGGCGGCGCGGCCGCCCCGGCTGCTGCTGGGGCCGGGGCTGCGGCGGAGCCGTCGGCTGCGGGTGCGGCCCCTGCGTCCGCGGGTGCGGCGGCGGTGCCGGCCGGGCAGATCAGGGTGCAGGTGTTGAACGGGGCCGGGGTGGTGGGGCTCGGGGCACGGGTGGACGGGGATCTGCGGCGGCTGGGCTTCGCCACCACGGGGGTGCCCTCGAACGCCGGGGGTGGCAGTGCCGCGCGGACGGTGATCCGGTACGACCCGCGCTGGGACGAGTCGGTCAAGACGCTGGCCGCCGCGCTGCCCGCCGCCCAGCTGGTCCGGACCCCGGGGCTCGGACCGACCATGCAGGTGATCGCGGGCAGCGACTACCTGGGGGTGACCGCTCCGAAGGCGGCTGCCCAGACGGCGTCGGCGAGTCCGGCGGCCCCGGCAGCTCCGGCGAGTCCGGCGGCTCCGGCAGCCCCCGCGAATCCGGCGGCCCCGAAGCCGGTGGTGACGGCGACGAGCGGGGACGAGTTCAGCTGCCCCTGA
- a CDS encoding acyltransferase — protein MTNTEGGAARGDLRDRVRIAETADVDERAVIGPDSTVWHLAQVREEAEIGAECIIGRGAYVGPGVRIGDRVKLQNHALVYEPAVLEDGVFVGPAAVLTNDMYPRSVDVDGKLKRGDDWHAKGVTLREGCSIGGRAVLVAGVTVGRWALVAAGAVVHRDVPDFALVAGVPARRIKWVGRAGEPLEPAGEGRWRCPRTGEEYVETDGRLSFAD, from the coding sequence ATGACGAACACTGAGGGTGGGGCGGCCCGGGGTGACCTCCGGGACCGGGTACGGATCGCCGAGACGGCGGACGTGGACGAGCGGGCGGTGATCGGCCCGGACAGCACGGTCTGGCACCTCGCGCAGGTGCGGGAGGAGGCCGAGATCGGGGCCGAGTGCATCATCGGGCGCGGCGCGTACGTCGGCCCGGGGGTGCGGATCGGCGACCGGGTGAAGCTGCAGAACCACGCGCTGGTGTACGAGCCGGCCGTGCTGGAGGACGGCGTGTTCGTCGGCCCGGCGGCGGTGCTGACCAACGACATGTACCCGCGCTCGGTGGACGTGGACGGCAAGCTCAAGCGCGGCGACGACTGGCACGCCAAGGGCGTGACCCTGCGCGAGGGCTGCTCGATCGGCGGGCGGGCCGTGCTGGTGGCCGGCGTGACCGTCGGCCGCTGGGCGCTGGTCGCGGCGGGGGCCGTGGTGCACCGGGACGTCCCCGACTTCGCCCTGGTGGCCGGGGTGCCGGCCCGCCGGATCAAGTGGGTCGGCCGCGCGGGCGAGCCACTGGAGCCGGCGGGTGAAGGGCGCTGGCGCTGCCCGCGTACCGGCGAGGAGTACGTCGAGACGGACGGGCGCCTTTCCTTCGCTGACTGA
- a CDS encoding ABC transporter ATP-binding protein, whose amino-acid sequence MTTATTAVHAPLPGGPSAPAASARQVTKAYGAGETRVTALDSVDVDIERGRFTAIMGPSGSGKSTLMHCLAGLDTVSAGQIRIGDTEITGLKDKQLTKLRRDKIGFIFQAFNLLPTLNALENITLPMDIAGRKPDQAWLDQVVATVGLADRLKHRPTQLSGGQQQRVAVARALAARPEIIFGDEPTGNLDSRSGAEVLTFLRRSVDELGQTIVMVTHDPVAASYADRVLFLADGRIVDEMHAPTADSVLERMRRFDGKRTS is encoded by the coding sequence GTGACGACGGCAACGACGGCCGTGCATGCCCCTCTTCCCGGGGGCCCGAGCGCCCCGGCGGCCTCCGCACGGCAGGTGACGAAGGCGTACGGCGCGGGCGAGACGAGGGTCACCGCGCTGGATTCGGTCGACGTCGACATCGAGCGTGGTCGCTTCACCGCGATCATGGGCCCCTCGGGCTCCGGCAAGTCGACCCTGATGCACTGCCTCGCCGGGCTGGACACGGTCTCGGCGGGCCAGATCCGGATCGGCGACACCGAGATCACCGGCCTGAAGGACAAGCAGCTCACCAAGCTGCGCCGAGACAAGATCGGCTTCATCTTCCAGGCCTTCAACCTGCTCCCCACGCTCAACGCGCTGGAGAACATCACCCTCCCGATGGACATCGCGGGCCGCAAGCCCGACCAGGCCTGGCTCGACCAGGTGGTGGCCACCGTCGGCCTGGCCGACCGCCTCAAGCACCGCCCCACCCAGCTCTCCGGCGGCCAGCAGCAGCGCGTGGCGGTGGCCCGCGCCCTGGCCGCCCGCCCCGAGATCATCTTCGGTGACGAGCCCACCGGTAACCTCGACTCCCGCTCCGGCGCCGAGGTGCTCACCTTCCTGCGCCGCTCGGTCGACGAGCTGGGCCAGACCATCGTCATGGTCACCCACGACCCGGTCGCCGCCTCCTACGCGGACAGAGTGCTCTTCCTGGCCGACGGCCGGATCGTCGACGAGATGCACGCCCCCACCGCCGACTCCGTCCTGGAGCGCATGCGCCGCTTCGACGGCAAGCGCACGAGCTGA
- a CDS encoding LCP family protein, which yields MNSRQALKWAAGGTALLLAVGCGGAYYAYQHFNRNISAVEVHLGDAAERPQAATDALNVLVIGTDSREGLGRAYGDEGSTGHADTTLLFHVAKDRGSATVLSIPRDLMVPIPECRAGARTIPGEVRAMFNSSLGEAGRDAGCTWKTVEKLTGVRVDHFLMVNFQAVKSLSTAVGGVEVCAGKDIDDPGSHLVMRKGRHLVQGEEALAFVRTRHAVGYGGDLTRIPLQQQFLGSMIRKVKSTDTLTSPTRLWQLADAATKALTVDSAIGSVDRLKDLALDLGRVDPKGITFTTVPVLDDPRNQDHLVLRQPDAGQLFAMIATDRPLTAAPAAAPAPTTPASPASPTEAPASPAVDPGSVAVTVRNGTGIGGQAGKAVATLRGKGYDRATVGSDAEPAATGTVSYPSGHGAEAAALAAALGLPPDAAREGGGDTLVVVLGRDSGGTVASSAVPTAAPTGVPADLQRLQADDEAACAK from the coding sequence GTGAACAGCCGACAGGCCCTCAAGTGGGCCGCCGGGGGCACCGCCCTGCTGCTCGCCGTCGGGTGCGGCGGCGCGTACTACGCCTACCAGCACTTCAACCGGAACATCTCCGCCGTCGAGGTGCACCTCGGCGATGCCGCCGAGCGCCCCCAGGCCGCCACCGACGCGCTCAACGTGCTGGTGATCGGCACCGACAGCCGCGAGGGGCTCGGCCGCGCGTACGGCGACGAGGGCAGCACCGGGCACGCCGACACCACCCTGCTGTTCCACGTGGCCAAGGACCGGGGCAGCGCCACGGTGCTCAGCATCCCCCGCGACCTGATGGTGCCCATCCCCGAGTGCCGGGCCGGCGCGCGGACCATCCCCGGCGAGGTCCGGGCCATGTTCAACAGCAGCCTCGGCGAGGCCGGCCGCGACGCGGGCTGCACCTGGAAGACGGTCGAGAAGCTCACCGGCGTCCGGGTGGACCACTTCCTGATGGTCAACTTCCAGGCCGTGAAGTCGCTCTCCACCGCCGTGGGCGGGGTGGAGGTCTGCGCGGGCAAGGACATCGACGACCCGGGCTCGCACCTGGTGATGCGCAAGGGCCGGCACCTGGTGCAGGGCGAGGAGGCACTGGCCTTCGTCCGCACCCGGCACGCCGTCGGCTACGGCGGGGACCTCACCCGCATCCCGCTGCAGCAGCAGTTTCTCGGCTCGATGATCCGCAAGGTGAAGAGCACCGACACCCTGACCAGCCCGACCCGGCTCTGGCAGCTCGCGGACGCCGCGACCAAGGCGCTCACCGTGGACTCGGCGATCGGCAGCGTGGACCGGCTCAAGGACCTGGCCCTGGACCTGGGCCGGGTCGACCCCAAGGGCATCACCTTCACCACCGTGCCGGTGCTCGACGACCCGCGGAACCAGGACCACCTGGTGCTGCGCCAGCCGGACGCCGGGCAGCTCTTCGCGATGATCGCCACCGACCGACCGCTGACGGCGGCCCCGGCCGCCGCGCCCGCCCCGACCACCCCGGCTTCCCCGGCTTCCCCGACGGAGGCCCCCGCCTCCCCGGCAGTCGACCCCGGCTCCGTCGCGGTCACCGTCCGTAACGGGACGGGGATCGGCGGGCAGGCCGGGAAGGCCGTCGCCACCCTCCGGGGCAAGGGCTACGACCGGGCGACCGTCGGGTCGGACGCCGAACCGGCCGCCACCGGCACCGTCTCCTACCCGAGTGGGCACGGCGCGGAGGCGGCGGCCCTCGCGGCGGCCCTCGGCCTGCCGCCCGATGCGGCCCGGGAGGGCGGCGGGGACACCCTGGTGGTGGTGCTCGGCCGGGATTCCGGCGGTACGGTGGCGAGTTCCGCCGTACCGACCGCCGCACCGACGGGAGTGCCGGCCGACCTGCAACGGCTCCAGGCGGACGACGAAGCGGCCTGCGCGAAGTAG
- a CDS encoding LCP family protein: MSNSVDSISDDQSSTGSQPLPGGRAAARQQAKKGSRRKQKTGWKRWAKPVGIGVALTMVAGCGAAYFYYQHLNGNIQAGTNNLSDAHGVKTAPNAAGQTPINILMIGTDSRGSAANVALGGAADDSGRPGLADVQMLLHISADRSNASMISIPRDTMVDMPACHSEDGKQQYPAQKRVQINEALARGGPGCVVGTWISVTGLEIDHYMMVDFAGVVNMADAVGGVPVCVDRNMYDRQIPGIGGTGLKLPKGTTSVKGEEALQWLRMRDAWGSDLGRTQAQHMYLSSLMRELKKSGSLSDPGKLMSLAEAATKSISVDKPIADIKKLYDLGNDIKAVPAERTTTLTVPVLADPKDKNRLIFQQPDTQDIWKRLIADSPLDSKGTPSSGASPSSGTTAAAAPIRELAKEAIAVTVQNGTTTQGRAAEVKGALVSAGFAKAVAAPGGGAHTSTVLTYGSGQQADAQAVAAALGLPGSALKQGTAKGITVIIGADWPSGTTFPAAAGSAGSSAPSAPAPSGAPKSAGDLDTADNDKSCMHVNPQGGRYTW; encoded by the coding sequence ATGTCCAACAGCGTCGATTCGATATCCGACGACCAGTCCTCGACCGGCTCCCAGCCGCTCCCCGGCGGCCGCGCGGCGGCCCGCCAGCAGGCCAAGAAGGGCAGCCGCCGCAAGCAGAAGACCGGCTGGAAGCGCTGGGCCAAGCCGGTGGGCATCGGGGTCGCGCTCACCATGGTGGCCGGCTGCGGCGCCGCGTACTTCTACTACCAGCACCTCAACGGCAACATCCAGGCCGGGACGAACAACCTGAGCGACGCGCACGGCGTGAAGACCGCGCCGAACGCCGCCGGGCAGACCCCGATCAACATCCTGATGATCGGCACCGACAGCCGGGGCTCGGCCGCCAACGTCGCCCTCGGCGGCGCGGCCGACGACTCCGGCCGCCCCGGCCTGGCCGACGTCCAGATGCTGCTGCACATATCCGCCGACCGCAGCAACGCCTCGATGATCAGCATCCCCCGCGACACCATGGTCGACATGCCGGCCTGCCACAGCGAGGACGGCAAGCAGCAGTACCCCGCCCAGAAGCGCGTCCAGATCAACGAGGCGCTGGCCCGGGGCGGCCCGGGCTGCGTGGTCGGCACCTGGATCTCGGTCACCGGCCTGGAGATCGACCACTACATGATGGTCGACTTCGCGGGCGTGGTGAACATGGCCGACGCGGTCGGCGGCGTGCCGGTCTGCGTGGACCGCAACATGTACGACCGCCAGATCCCCGGGATCGGCGGCACCGGCCTCAAGCTGCCCAAGGGCACCACCTCGGTCAAGGGCGAGGAAGCCCTCCAGTGGCTCCGGATGCGCGACGCCTGGGGCTCCGACCTCGGCCGCACCCAGGCCCAGCACATGTACCTCAGCTCACTGATGCGCGAACTCAAGAAGAGCGGCTCGCTGAGCGACCCGGGCAAGCTGATGTCGCTGGCCGAGGCGGCCACCAAGTCGATCAGCGTGGACAAGCCGATCGCCGACATCAAGAAGCTCTACGACCTCGGCAACGACATCAAGGCGGTGCCCGCCGAGCGGACCACCACCCTGACCGTCCCGGTCCTGGCGGACCCCAAGGACAAGAACCGCCTGATCTTCCAGCAGCCCGACACCCAGGACATCTGGAAGCGGCTGATCGCCGACTCCCCGCTGGACTCCAAGGGCACCCCCTCCTCCGGGGCCTCCCCCTCCAGCGGCACCACGGCCGCCGCCGCACCGATCCGCGAGCTGGCCAAGGAGGCCATCGCGGTCACCGTGCAGAACGGCACCACCACCCAGGGCCGGGCCGCCGAGGTCAAGGGCGCCCTGGTCTCGGCCGGCTTCGCCAAGGCCGTCGCCGCCCCCGGCGGTGGGGCCCACACCTCCACCGTCCTCACCTACGGCAGCGGCCAGCAGGCCGACGCCCAGGCGGTGGCCGCCGCCCTCGGCCTGCCCGGCAGCGCCCTCAAGCAGGGCACCGCCAAGGGCATCACCGTGATCATCGGCGCCGACTGGCCGAGCGGCACCACCTTCCCCGCCGCAGCCGGCTCCGCCGGTTCCAGCGCCCCCTCGGCCCCCGCGCCCTCCGGTGCCCCGAAGTCGGCGGGCGACCTCGACACGGCCGACAACGACAAGAGCTGCATGCACGTCAACCCGCAGGGCGGCCGCTACACCTGGTGA